One Phaseolus vulgaris cultivar G19833 chromosome 4, P. vulgaris v2.0, whole genome shotgun sequence DNA window includes the following coding sequences:
- the LOC137837962 gene encoding NDR1/HIN1-like protein 13, translating into MHAKTDSEVTSLAASSPTRSPPRRPLYYVQSPSRDSHDGEKTATTSFHSTPVLSPVASPPHSRHSSSTRFSKKDHSHNLKPWKQIDIIEEEGLLQGDDRRNGLPRRCYFLAFVVGFLLLFSLFSLILWGASRPMKPKISVKSIKFDDVRVQAGSDPTGVATDMITMNSTLKFTYRNTGTFFGVHVTATPVELSYSDIVIASGNMKKFYQSRRSQRLVSVAVMGNRIPLYGSGASLSSTTGMPTVPVPLNLNFVLRSRAYVLGKLVKPKYYKTIQCSITLDPKKLSSPVSLKKSCRHD; encoded by the exons ATGCATGCCAAAACAGATTCTGAGGTAACAAGCCTTGCCGCGTCTTCTCCCACGCGCTCCCCTCCTCGCCGCCCTCTCTACTACGTTCAGAGTCCTTCCAGGGACTCCCACGACGGCGAGAAGACTGCCACGACATCGTTTCACTCCACCCCTGTTTTGAGCCCTGTTGCTTCCCCTCCCCACTCGCGCCACTCCTCCTCCACGCGCTTCTCCAAGAAGGACCACAGCCACAATCTGAAGCCCTGGAAGCAAATCGATATCATTGAAGAGGAAGGCCTTCTCCAAGGTGATGATCGCCGCAATGGGCTCCCTCGTCGCTGCTACTTTCTCGCCTTTGTTGTTGGGTTCCTGCTTCTCTTCTCCCTCTTCTCGCTCATCCTCTGGGGGGCTAGTAGACCCATGAAGCCCAAGATCTCCGTCAAG AGCATAAAGTTTGATGATGTTAGAGTACAAGCTGGTTCAGATCCAACTGGTGTGGCCACCGATATGATCACAATGAATTCCACTTTGAAGTTCACATACCGCAACACAGGCACATTTTTCGGGGTCCATGTCACAGCCACACCCGTGGAACTCTCCTATTCAGACATCGTAATTGCTTCTGGCAAT aTGAAGAAGTTTTATCAGTCTAGGAGGAGCCAAAGGTTGGTGAGTGTAGCAGTGATGGGTAACAGGATCCCTCTATATGGAAGTGGTGCTAGCCTAAGTAGCACAACGGGTATGCCCACAGTGCCTGTGCCATTGAACCTAAACTTTGTCCTACGATCTAGGGCTTATGTGCTTGGGAAATTGGTGAAGCCTAAGTACTACAAAACCATTCAATGTTCCATCACTTTGGATCCCAAGAAGCTCAGTTCTCCAGTTTCTCTCAAAAAATCTTGCAGACATGATTGA
- the LOC137837971 gene encoding nuclear poly(A) polymerase 1-like encodes MGIPGLSDQNNGQQRLGITEPISLAGPTEDDVIKTRELEKYLQGVGLYESQEEAVGREEVLGRLDQTVKIWVKNISRGKGFNEQLVQEANAKIFTFGSYRLGVHGPGADIDTLCVGPRHATRDEDFFGELKNMLSEMQEVTELHPVPDAHVPVMKFKFNGVSVDLLYARLALWVIPEDLDISQESILQNVDEQTVLSLNGCRVTDQVLRLVPNIQTFRTTLRCMRFWAKRRGVYSNVAGFLGGINLALLVARICQLYPNALPNMLVSRFFRVYTQWRWPNPVMLCAIEEGSLGLSVWDPRRNPKDRYHLMPIITPAYPCMNSTYNVTSSTLRVMSDEFQRGSEICEVMEASKADWDTLFEPYPFFESYKNYLQIDITAENADDLRQWKGWVESRLRQLTLKIERHTYGMLQCHPHPGEFSDKSRPFHHSYFMGLQRKQGVPVNEGEQFDIRLTVEEFKHSVNAYTLWKPGMDIHVSHVKRRNIPAYIFPGGVRPSCPSKVSSENKQSSKLRASGHGQAEKPQGGKGVAVGADDVKKRRRSEDDMDSISKNSKSPVSLPPPSREVNEDMPSIKLDESEVNSIDGQKSKKLCLRSPGEIPSGDSVTDESVPSNQLVNPILAATDMSSSKEEEKLAIEKIMSGPYDAHQAFPEEPEELEDDTQYRNQVKDTGGSMKNVTESLVPKPAVAEEPAVSMKTTCSTSLCSNEDLEELESAELTAPLLTVPPAPAPLKKPLIRLNFTSLVKAADKSS; translated from the exons ATGGGGATCCCTGGATTGAGCGATCAGAATAATGGGCAGCAAAGATTAGGCATAACGGAGCCGATTTCATTGGCTGGGCCAACTGAGGATGATGTGATCAAGACGCGCGAACTTGAGAAG TACTTGCAAGGTGTGGGATTGTATGAGAGTCAGGAGGAGGCTGTTGGTAGGGAGGAAGTTCTTGGCAGGCTGGACCAG ACTGTGAAGATTTGGGTTAAGAACATTAGCCGAGGAAAGGGGTTCAATGAACAACTGGTTCAAGAAGCAAATGCCAAGATTTTCACCTTTGGTTCTTATCGATTAGGG GTGCATGGCCCTGGAGCTGATATAGATACTCTTTGTGTGGGACCTAGACATGCAACCAGAGAT GAAGATTTCTTTGGTGAGCTGAAGAACATGCTATCTGAGATGCAAGAAGTAACAGAATTGCACCCTGTGCCCGATGCTCATGTACCTGTCATGAAATTCAAGTTCAATGGAGTTTCGGTTGATCTCCTGTATGCAAGATTAGCTTTGTGGGTTATTCCTGAA GACTTAGATATATCACAGGAATCAATATTACAAAATGTTGATGAACAAACTGTTCTTAGTCTTAATGGTTGTAGAGTAACTGATCAGGTCCTGCGATTGGTTCCAAATATTCAG ACCTTTCGCACAACATTGAGATGCATGAGGTTTTGGGCAAAGCGACGTGGTGTTTATTCCAAT GTTGCTGGTTTTCTTGGTGGTATAAATCTGGCATTGCTTGTTGCTCGAATATGCCAGTTATATCCTAATGCACTACCTAATATGTTAGTGTCTCGATTCTTTAGGGTATATACTCAATGGCGATGGCCAAATCCAGTCATGCTTTGTGCTATTGAAGAAGGATCTCTTGGACTATCAGTTTGGGATCCTAGAAGAAATCCCAAGGATAGATATCATCTAATGCCTATAATTACTCCTGCTTATCCTTGCATGAATTCTACTTACAATGTGACATCAAGTACATTACGTGTTATGTCAGATGAGTTTCAGAGGGGAAGTGAAATATGTGAG GTTATGGAGGCTAGCAAGGCCGATTGGGATACTCTTTTTGAGCCTTATCCCTTTTTTGAATCTTACAAGAATTATCTACAGATAGACATAACAGCAGAGAATGCAGATGACCTTAGACAATGGAAAGGCTGGGTAGAGTCTCGTCTCCGCCAATTAACGTTGAAG ATTGAGAGGCACACTTATGGTATGCTTCAATGTCATCCACATCCTGGTGAATTCTCAGACAAATCTAGACCTTTTCATCACTCTTACTTCATGGGTCTGCAGCGTAAGCAAGGGGTTCCAGTGAATGAAGGTGAACAGTTTGATATAAGGCTAACTGTTGAAGAATTCAAGCATTCTGTCAATGCTTACACACTATGGAAACCTGGAATGGATATCCATGTGTCCCATGTGAAACGGCGTAACATACCTGCGTACATATTCCCTGGTGGTGTTCGACCTTCCTGCCCATCAAAAGTATCTTCCGAGAATAAACAAAGTTCTAAACTAAGGGCTTCTGGTCATGGTCAAGCTGAAAAACCTCAAGGAGGTAAAGGAGTTGCAGTTGGAGCAGATGATGTGAAAAAGAGAAGGAGATCAGAGGACGACATGGATAGTATTTCAAAGAATTCCAAGTCCCCTGTATCTTTACCTCCACCTAGTAGGGAAGTTAATGAAGATATGCCTTCTATTAAATTGGATGAATCAGAAGTCAATAGTATTGACGGACAAAAGAGCAAGAAACTTTGTCTGAGATCTCCCGGGGAGATTCCTTCTGGGGATAGTGTGACGGATGAATCTGTGCCAAGCAACCAACTAGTGAACCCTATACTTGCTGCTACTGATATGTCTAGTtctaaagaagaagaaaaactagCCATTGAAAAGATTATGTCCGGGCCATATGATGCACATCAAGCCTTTCCAGAAGAACCTGAAGAGCTTGAAGATGACACTCAGTACAGAAATCAAGTCAAAGATACTGGTGGGAGCATGAAAAACGTTACCGAATCTTTAGTCCCGAAGCCTGCAGTGGCAGAAGAGCCAGCTGTTTCTATGAAAACTACTTGTTCAACTAGTTTATGCTCCAATGAGGACCTGGAGGAGCTTGAG TCTGCTGAGCTAACAGCACCATTGTTAACTGTGCCTCCTGCACCTGCACCGCTGAAGAAGCCTCTTATCAG GTTGAACTTCACCTCCTTGGTAAAAGCTGCTGACAAGAGTTCTTAG